A window of Dermacentor andersoni chromosome 4, qqDerAnde1_hic_scaffold, whole genome shotgun sequence genomic DNA:
CGCTAGACCACGCAGCTGCGCTGGTTCTTAAATGCGCAGAAGCTAACCgctgccacgcaaaaaaaaaagtgtggcagAACTGCGTGAGCGCTGGCGATCGCTGGGCGTGCGTGCACGGACTCACCGTGCACCGACGTATCCGTCCGGCGTGGCGTAGGTGTTCTGCGGACAGCTGAACATGAACACGAACACGCCTACCCAGGAGATGCACGAATTGTACAGGCAGAGACGCATGATGCCCTCGAAGTCCAGGTTCCAGCGGCTGGCCAGGCCACCGCCAATGACGGCGCCGAAACTACCGCCGAGACGGCTGAGACCTGCgaagatcgcgcacgtggattagcTCACAGCTTGGCACTGCGCTTACAGAATTGAAAACGACCGACATGTTTCTTGTTTCAGCATTCAGCCTTCAATGTTATGGAACATTGGAGCCTTTGAAGTTTAGCCGCATTGACTCGTATATTGAAGAATTTGCCACAAGATTACTGGAAATATTGCCCTAATGCCGAGTATCTGGTGTTAATAAGATTACTGGTGGCATCTCGGCGTATAGAAGTGCCAACGCTTGTAGTGCACCATCCGATTTCAATGGCCTTTGTGAGCCTACCAAGCAGTGGTGTaaccagattttcttttttttttcggggtggGCGCGCACTTGACCAGGGACCGGAAGGGTGCAGGGGACGGGGAAGAGGGAGCTGGGCAGGAGGCATGCTAACACAGAAATTCTCGGGGAGAGGGGGGACATGTGTTCACTTTACTTCCCCTCAACCCTCTCCCCCCTCCTGGCTACCTACCCACTGCTACTAATACTGCGGTGGTCTTTCACATTTCGCTGATTTACAAGCTACTCGTGTATAGGAAGTTCCAAATAACGTTATACAATATGTGTGTTCGATTTCGATTAAGATGTAGCGTTTTTTAAATACTGGTATTCGACGAAAAAATTTGCTCTATATTCGGACACCGCATAGCTTTTACCGGAATAGGCCTTATGCTGAACAAGGACTACGAGTAGGCGACCACAAGAGCGTATTATGGCACCATAAAAGGACGGGTGTTATCactaagacgaagctttagctccggtgtTCCTATCTAGCtacatggcaacaaagaaatcCGCAAGCTCTGCATAGAATTTAATAAGACTAGTCGCATAATAAAGACAATTTTCAAGTATAGAGACTGGCGTGAGCCGATTTTCGACGTAGGCCTGTCAATTATATTCTTTTTCCAAAATATTAAAATTGTAAAATTCAAAAGCAACTTAAGTATCGAGCTTAAGACTCTAATATAGCTATAAAAAGGATATCACAATTATACAAACTCTATGGAATAGTACATgtaaagcggacaaagttgatgTACTATACACAACCCTGAAATATGCCACTAGTTTGTGAATATGACTTTGTTAAAACACTCATAAACATTGTAACGACTTCGTGTAAGTTGCTTCACGTAATTCATTGATAAAGTGAAACCGTTTTAGATAGGCtagcagatgcagtttacagaactacgATATCTACTTTTGGTGTAGCATGTCACATTTGTAAACTCCGTGGTTAGGtttgtggtatatatatatatatatatatatatatatatatatatatatatatatatatatatatatatatatatacacacatacatacacacacttGCCGATCTTCCCGCACTTTTTTTAAACGTATGACGTCCAAAATCTAAAGAATGAAACTTATTTGGAGATGCTTCGTGCAGTCACTACAATTTAGATTTCTttttcaaatacaacaaatttaacTGAAATATCTCCAGTTTTCGTCTCAGAGGCAGTTTTGCGTTGTACTTGTATTTGAACAGAAAAACCGTTGTTGGCccccgatctaaagcttcctcttaaaggcgtgTTTTTATCATAAGGAGAGTTCATGTTTTCAAGGCTGTGACGTGACATTATGAAATACAGCCAGAGTACCCGAGCGCTCAAGGCACTCTTCATAGCTTTAGCAGAACTAGCTAAGCCATTGCCTGCCATATATTTTCTGCTAAATGTATTCgcttcgcaaaaaaaagaaagaaaaagaaaccaccgCGATAGGGGAAAGCTAATGGCATATTTTCGGAGCAATGTTATGTGGGCGATAATTTCCGTTATATCACGTGCATTCAATCAACGTACCTAAGTGTGGGATATTCGCAAGGACAGTCTTTAACTAGTTTTCGACTTAGGTTGACGACTACTTAAGCAATAAGGAGCTACTTGCTTTGAGCGGACAACTTTGACTTCGTGCACTATACCATGGCGGTCATCGTAGTACCTGTTGGACCCATGGCTTCCTTTAAACTCAAACTTGGACTTCTCTTGCTttgattttgcttttctttttgtaatacGACAAATGTCGCGAGGAGCACCGAAGTTTCTCCTTCGGTGCAGAAAAGGCGCGTCATGACCTGGTAAGTACAGCTTCGAAAGGGACAAAGCAGAGCACTTCACTTACCCAGCAGGTAGGCAATTCTGGAGGAAGGCAGCCCTAGTTGCGATTCAAAGAACTTTGTGAGGATGGACGTCATTCCGATATTGAACATTACTGGCCATGCACGGGAAAGACAAAAAGAGAGCGGCGAATAAGAAATACCAGAGCTGGCCGGAAGCAGACGGAAAAGCATTGAAGCTTTAAATGTATGAAAATTTAAAACCACCACGGATGAGCATTGCGCGCCAGTTATTTACCCGATGGTGCGCGCCCTCGTGCGACTGAACATGGCTACGTTTCTTTTGCATCAGTTCGTCAACCACAGCAAGCATGTCATTGTTTTACGTGAATGCCCATAGACGTCGCTATATCAAGTGTAAAACAGCGCCAACAGAGAGAAGCTATCAATTTCTTTTACTTCTCTGCCCGGTCGGTTAGCGCTATTTAATTCGCAACTACGGCTAGTACAGGCTCCATGGTCAAACATTCGGGCTTATCACGAGGTCGCGTGTGCTATCCAGTGTAGTCTCGGAAGCGGCACGGAGCTGGTCATTTGGAGGCGAAAACTAGAGCTCCACATGGCAGATGAGCACCTTAGTTCGAGTAATGATTTTGCACAGAATGCTTCCGAGCCACTCACGTCATGAAGCGAGCTCTTGGTTATTGAACTGGTCATCGCTCTGCTACTGGTAAACGTTCATTTACTTTCGCCTCTTGTGTCCATGGGCTGCGTGAAGTATTACGTGAATGGCGATATATTTGCTCCGTTAGTTTCAAATTTCAACCTCGATACGATAATGCAAGCAGAACTCTAGCAAGAGTTTTGTGTTTTGGCTGCAATAATGGCTTCGACAGCTGAACCGAACGACAGAAATATGCCCCAAACTGTGTCTCATAAACCCGCCCTGACGACAGAAGTGGTTGTGGCGTCCCCTGTGCAGGACACGAGGTTTCGGGTTTCTTAATTTATACATCGGTCGCATCACGCTCACCACGCCTGTGTTCCACAGGCACCGTTGCACACTTAGTTCTAGGCGTCCTTCCGTCATGACTAGCACCAAGTCTACTATCTAAAATGCTTTAGTCGTTCGTACTGAGGACTCCTATGTTGCTTTAGCGTAGGTGTTGTAGAACACTTGCGAGGGCTTCATGGTTTTGCATTGGTGTAATGATTCTGGGAAAGAAGAACGCACTGCGAAGCCCGCGCAGCTTGAAAACAAAACACCAGCTTTGTTCTGCACCAGCATCGCAGTTTTCATCCGGTATTCAATGTTGCCAGTCACATTTAGGTGACCTAATGGGGCATTAATATAGGTCACTTTACTGCACATACTGCAGTTGTAGCCGAtgagttctcaaggcgtatccCCTCGGAAAGAGTCTCCGGATTAAAACAGTTCTGAAAAATTCATTCCAAAAATGTACGACTAAGTACATTGTCGTTCCAGTTATTTTCgcgcttgaatgcataaaacggcgcTTTGTTATAAAGAGTaagtgagaacaaaaaaaaaaaaaaaacagtacaatTTTACTATACGTTTTAAAGCTCGCGTTTTCGAAACAGTGCCATTCTCAGAGTTCGGTCCAAGTTGACGTGCCTTGCGAATTCACCGGCTATAGAACTCATAAATTGGAATACTTGCCGTAAGTTTTCAAACTTCATTAATGGAATTTTGTCTGCTGTGTAATTAGTCAATTCGATTTCCTATGCGTAATATCCGCCCCTGAGagaaatccagctcaaggactagaattgtgctatctgccccaAGAGATGTCAAAAGAAATGTACTATGTTCTGAAATACaccatttctaaaaaaaaaaaaaaaaggaatctgtGTGCCGTTTCAGAGTTTATGCGAGACTCCTGTATTTTCGTATCGTTATTTGGGGAGTGCATGtattactttatatatatatatatatatatatatatatatatatatatatatatgtgctatatatatatatatatatatatatgtgtgctaTATATATAGATGTGCTTCCGTGACGTAGTGAATGCACTAAACAAACAGAAAATGATGGATCTAATTAAAAGATGTTGAAGCAAAGAATTCAACTTGTTTTTATTTTAAGATTCAAGCAATACGTGGTTCAGTTTACTTGGCCTACGACGGATTCAAATGTTAAAGGTATCTACGATAAACCTTAcgttacgtaaaaaaaaaatttgcttcgaTCACTTACAGCCGAAAGACGATGCGAGGCACAACAGCAGGAAGGGTACGTTAGTCAACAGCCGACGGGTGGCCCTGGGCAGGTCTCGAATGTGGCGACCGAACTTCCCCGTGGGCACCACGGTGGTCATCGAGAGATCCGTATGGTCTGCCTTCCTCTCGGCGCAAGCCGCATCGTAACCTGGAACACCAATTGTCATGGGTGCTACGGTTCAAAGCAGAGGCCGTTATTAGAGAATTTTAGGTCAGGGaatgcaagcggcttgcgtacgcgcAAGAACTAGGAGCGAgcaaactgcgcatgcgcacacccAGGCGTAGGTGTCTGCGCAAGCGCAGTGCCGTGGCCCATAgtgcttgcgtacgcaagtcgcTTGCATCCCCTGAGCTAAAACTCTATATTGTCGAGCTGCGCTGCCCCGTGCGCGCGTGCTGATTTGTTGTTCGAAATCAGTGCAGGGCCTGTGACCCTTAGCATTTTGCCATTTCAGCTTTTAGCAGTGGCAATCTGTACAGTAAGATGGCGAAAACCGGGGCGGGAATTCAAGTGGCCACATTCAGTGTTCCTAACTTCCGCCCTCCACGCACACGTTCGTGGAACGGGCGCCTCTCCAAGCTGAACCAAGATTCCCCCTGTAGCCTACAACTTCGCCCTCGGGTGTACTTCGGCTGTTTCACTGCAAATCAGAACGCGTTACGCTGGCAGGACCTTGGTTTGAGAACGAGCCGGTCGGCTACGGTGGAGATCGGCACATGACAGGAGAAGCGAGCCGTGAGACTTTCATCGCTCGATGACCGGTGCGCCGAGAACTCGCGTTGGGCAAAGTCGTTCGGAGGACTTGCTAGCCAGACATCATCATTGGCTGTCGTTTTCGTGCATGGGCCAAAGTATTGCTGATGGCCGTCCTAGCAAGAGTGGCGCTAGAAGGTGTCCTTGTCGCGCACTGTCCACGTGGTGCCGTGGCGACAATGTGCGTTTAATGCGCTATAGCATCGTCACAAATTTAGGGGCTCGCGCGCCCGTAAAAACGTAATTCTTGACATGATCAAGAAGCGGACCGTGTGCTGCCATTCTACACAGTATCTTGCCTGTGGCTCTGATTTCTCCTACGGCCTTACAAGTGAGTCTTGGCGAGACAGCTTGATGGCGCTTACCGGGCAGGTGCTTCGGGAAAGAGCAGATGACGAGCCCCAGAGTGATACCCAAGGCGGCAACGCCTAAGATGCCCAGCCACCAAGCGCCGATCCAGGTAGGGCTGTCCGGGCTCAGGCCCAGGCTGCAAAGGACGAACGACGCCTTATAAAATTTTACTCGTCGCAGCTTCGCAGTACCTACACGACCAGAGATGGAATCGCAGTGTAGACGACTACATTTCTCACCTACAAAACCATCTGCTGTGTCCGCGATGAAGCGTCTGATAACCAAACCACATGCAATGCGTAGGTGCGAGCAAGCGCTCAGAATGTCGCGTGCTATAATCCTAACACACCTAAAACGCAGAAGTAATGCGCAACCGCCGAAGTGATCTGAGTGAAATATGAGCACCTAGTGTAGATTGCGCTTCTTCAGTGAAGTGGGTTGGATATGTTATGATGGCGGCTAAAACAACTTTACAGTGTTGAGCTGTACAGTAAACTGAAGAACTGACGGTAGTACGCAGGACTAATAATGGTATCGATAGGGAGCCCGTACCTGGATATGTCAGTGGTGATATCGACGTAGTAACTGAGAGTGTAGCCGCCCACGATAAACCCGATGCAGGGCCCGATGATAGTAACGCCGTTGAAGATTGCTGCGTACACAAGGATAGACACACACCGCGTGTTACCTCAGACGACAAAGAGAAACGAACCTATATAGCTTTCAATGTATTGCTGCTGCAACCAGCAATTCATAATTTCCCGGCGTGGCTCGACAATTAACGCACCTTGTGAATAAAATGTTGCTCGTGTGACGCCGCAACTCAAGTAGCACATTACGGGAAAAGATGTGGGTCTGCATGTTTCTGGTTTGAAGAAGGCGACGAAGGAATTGTCACATGTGTCTGACCATTTACGTATTACGAATGCGCGTAGACCACTCGCAGCACAAGATATGTTTTTTTATTCTAGACTATCTAATTATTATTTTAGTCATTCGCTTGCATACTCGACCAGCTTAACAAGAAAAGCAAGCGCATTTCACGATTATTTGGAAACAATACCACAAGGAAATAAAAAGGTACGCTGTCAGACAAACCAGACGCACATCACGACGTGGCAGTATGAAGGTATCCGCGCAGCTTCCAAGGTATTACCCGGATTTATACTAGAAAAGGTGTCTTCTCTAAATTTTTGCACCAAGACAACTCACCAATGTAAAGAACAGACTTCCTCTTCGGTAGGTTCTCGTCGATGTATGCAACGGCAACCGTGTTGATTGGCGCAGAACCGAGTCCGCTGATCAGCTGGCCCAACATCAACATGAAGCGGAAGTTCCTGCACTCACGCGAATAGTGCGTGTTTGCGAGATAAAATTAGTAGTTTTTAACTGGCAATGTCCTAGAAACCAGGACTTTTCGTGTTGTCATTGAATAATGTAACAAAGTGCCTACACATAAAAACAAAATTGTATTGCACCCTTAGGCTGCTGTAGTTTGTACCATACGTCATGGTAACCTCTATTTACCGACAAGCAGTAAGAACGAATCCTTGAATGGGACAGCTCAAGCTTTAGTTTTTGTCGGCTATTTGTAGCAAGTAAACAAGATCATAGCTGCGACAGTGAACTCGAAAATTGCCTGAAATAAAGTGCAGTAGCTACCGTTGTCAAACTTTCGTGTCAGACAGTATCGGTGCGTACTAATTGGTCAGAATTTTTACCATGTTTTCAACTACGGCTTCTCCATCGCAGATATAATTCGCACTCGCTGCAGTTCACAGTTCATTTTTCTTACGGCCTGAAGGCTTAGGGTGTCTCCCATGGCACAAATCAACACCCTTGTAAGAGTGAATATGTATTGCCGTGCATTTCTTTATTCACGACCACACTGTGATAAAAAAGTCGGGAGTATACAGTCGAACGTCTCTCCACTGAACGCCTCTACCTCGAAAAGACCTGTTATGACGAATGAATTTGTATGCCCCGGCCGAACTCCTATCTTCCATGCGTATTGTGAACGCGTCTACACCGAAGACCGCTGCAACGACTTTGGCTTTACAGCGAATGAATGTCCACAAGGGCTCATTTGTTCCTTTACAACAAATGCACTTTGCAGCTGTGCCAATGTTACTCCGCTGCACACGGGAAGCACTGGCTGACACAGCAACAGAGACCGTGCTGGAGGTTCTGGACAATGCAGTAGCTACGGTAACAGGATAGCCCCACCTACCCTCTCTCCATCCTGCCTTAAACCGACCCGATGATGTGCTCGGAACTGACGACCGGCGACATCGTCGAGGTCATCAAGGATGTAATGAAGGCGAAGGTCGGCGAAGGCAGCAGTGAAGAAAAGCCTGAAGAATAACCGAGTATTTTGACAAAACAGGCAATAGCAGCATTCTACTGTTTGCGGTTGCACCTTGCTTCACTCCGATATGTCAACGCTGAGCATGCTGCGAACCTTCACGCCGTAGCTTCGGGCTTCAGCCGCACATTGCGCCGGAAGAAGTTAGCAGAAGAAAAGTAGCGACATATTTGACGAAGTGTCTCCTGAGCTCATGTTAAAGAAAGATTTCTCTTGCTGAACGTGTTTAGCCTGCTGTATTGCGAGTGGTACGGTGCGCCACCTTTGCAACGAAGTCACCTCTAAAGCGAAGGATTTTGGGAATCTCAAGAGGTTCGTTATAAGAGGTTTGGCTGTATTGAGCTTTacggagaaaaaataaagaaaagaaagagatccCCTGGCTCATTGTGACTGCGATATGCTTAATTTTAAGACAGTGCTCAAAGGCGACAGTCACACAGCGCTCATTCACGACTGACAGCAGGCAAATAAGTTTTTATTATCTCTTATGCGTGGTCTGCTTCCCGCTTTcatttggttctcttgcactCACATAAGCTCGTAACCACAAAACAAGAGTTCGTAGAGCATTCATACCGTACAATTGGGATACTGAGCGTCCTAATAGTAAAGGTGACTGGCCAATGGCATTTTGCGTCGCGCCTTTCTTTCCGCGGCACCGCGACACCAGCGTTGGTACACGTAAAGCACAAGGAAAACAAAGTTCGGCTGACGTTACGACGCCAAATGCTCTCCATGCACGTGCGGAGTTCTGCTGCTCGAGCCCTAGGTTGCGGGTTCGAATTCCGGCAGCGGCGCGCGCATTCTGACGGGGACAAAATTCAGAAACGCTAGCTCGTTGACCGTCCCTCGGGTGCAGGTTCAAAAAACCATAAATTGTGAAAGTTACACTGGAATCCTCcacgattagcattcttagcctacttcCCCCACCTTGGCGTGCTGCTGATGTCTAATATATCTAGTCCCTGTCGTTCTCGCTCGCGAAACAATAGCGCATGTGCAGTCACCCAACATAAAATAAAGCAGCTGCACGTTGCCCACAACATCGCCTGCAACAGATCCAGGGTGCTATACATGCAAAAAAGTGGCACAACATTCTGCCTTCGCACAGCAGCGCATTTGCCTGGTTTCCCTTGtttatgggagaggcatttggcGTCGAATATGCCTTCAAATACTTTTTTACAAACAGCACGAACAGGAGGGGTCATCGACTACGTGTTGGTTAGGGGACACACTGGCTTTAAAGCCCTCAAATACGCTTCATACTTCACCATCTACATGGCCGTGATATTGGTAACGAACCCGATAAGCAATGGgagtctcagaatgaccactacagattgTAAAGAAAGGTGCCTTCAGTAATACGCTGTGTCGTTacaatcgcattaacgtcgataGCCGTCGTGAAGATGGGTTGGGCcgaaatgcgttttttttttaattcccgtCGTCAGCTTCTCCTCCTCTCATGCGCCATCATCTTCGTGTAGCGAACCCAAAGTTAGCGTACGCCGAACGTGGGTTCGTCTTCTGAACAATTCCCTGCTTCACACTTTTTTTTCCTAATGATGTCGGGTATACGGCAGGACAAAGTGGCATAGCGTACTGTTACGGAGAGATTTGATGAAGACTATACGGTGCGCGGAAACGTGAAAAAGTTGAAGTTGCAGCGGGCAGCACACTGCAAGTTTAGAGTGCGCATTCTTGCATGTCTGCTACGGCGCCTCCGCATGCAAGAAAGTTTGTGCGGACATTTCTGCAACACCCTTACTTCCCGTATCACTAATATTTAGTCTATATCTAGTTTCTCTCTCCTTGAAGAGACTCTCATGCACAAAAAGTGTGTTGTTAGGCTGCTTTAACTCATATTTCGCTTACATTGATGCTTGCATTCGGAGACAAATATGAAGGTTGTAGTCTCAACGAGAGTACAGTTTTAATGGAAGCAACTGCATGACTGAAATATTTGAGATATAACTACAGAGACACATTTGCCGATCAATGTCGACAGGTTTTCCTTAACAGATGCTGCACTTCCAAGTAGTTAACGGTAAGGCGGCTATCTGGAATGAAATTGCCGATGCACGCTAATGAGTCTACCAACTTTCGTCACCTATTGTGCAttaatttttcttccttttaaaGCACTactaacatttgtttctttctttcctgctttagTTATTGGGGCAAAGCCAGGATGCTTATTGATCGCGCCTGTTACTTTTACCTTATGGTTCAGCACTGAAATCCTCCGGTACATAATAGTACCGTATTCACAAAACAACGGGACCATCCATTCAAAATAAACCTGAAGCCCCATATCCAATAATCGTACGGGGGGTCCCATATAATATATGGCGCACTTCGCATATGATTATGTGAACGCCATGTGGACCCTCTTTTAAAGCCCGTataggcgttttttttataaTTCCCACATATTCATATAGTGTCATTGGATATGGGTGATGCGACCACAATCCTCGGGCGCCAAAGCGAAAcgaggaggaaggggggggggggggagggtcgcGTGTAAAAGAAAAGGTTCAGCATTCATTCCTGTTTTTGTTCCAGTGAAGAGAAACTCCTTTCTAACCTTTGCGGTAAATTTGCACTTGCGTTTCGGCAATATTCCCCGTGCTTCGAACAACAAATGCACGGCAAGCAAGACGGCAAACAAGGCGGCGTGAAGACGGTCTAGTCAGCGCGTCTTCGCTTGGCTACAGCTCGTTAGTCAACGCCTTGAGAAGTTCACTGTATATAGCTGGATCGATAAAACGTACAAGCCATAATTCGTCGTGCGCtctagggtgcgatcttgtaacGGTTCGGAAAGCGAACCGTTTGCTCGCGCTTCGCTTGACTGAACAGAACCCAGTTTTCGGCAGCAAAAGCGCCATCCTGACCACTCACGCGAGGGCGATCGAGTGGTTCGCTTTCCGAACCGCTATGAGAGTGCCGGTGTTTGCGCCTGACTTACGGCATTGGATGACTTTATCCCTTTCCCCTCGAGTCTTTTTGAAGGCGACACCTGAGAAAGAGCTGACGTGGCACTACAGCTAACGCCGCAATTGCTGGCAAACTCTGCATCCGGAGAGGCCAAAGCGGGACAAAGCACTGTCCCGCACGTATGCCGTGGGACAGCGTAACCACGGCGGTAAACGTGGTGTAACCTTAGATATGGGGCTTATTTCCAAAAAAAATTGACAGCAAGAAGGTGCCACCAGATCGTCAGCAAACGCACAGCGTCAAGCACGCCGTTTACAGAGCAAAGGCATTGGGATGTTAGTATTTCCGCAAGCTATACTTCGCTGGCATTTACTTGCAGAGTATTGCAGTGTGAACGGGCAGCTCTCAGCCGCTCGACTTCTTTCGTGCACGGTTGATCTataggacccccccccccccccgtttgccAGGTGTAAATGATTCTGAATTCGTGGCCACTGAGCGTCAAGACATCCATAAGACGTCGATCGGTGGACGCTGTTTGGATGTCCGTTGAGCCTAAACATTTTCGCGAAAGAATAGATCACCGAAGCAcatatggaaatgaaagtggtacCTCATCCCATAAAGCTAGTTAAACTAACTGTCCGGTGCTTCGTCCACACTTGGTAACTCACCTTATGCTTCCCGAACTCCCGCACAAGGACTCGACGTCTGTCATCGGGCACGTGTCGGCGACGGCATGCGCCAGCCGATAGGGTGGCGACAGGAAGTGCACCATTACCACGATCAGGTTACCCACACCAACGGTGGCAACGCCGTACCCGATGATCCTGGGCTTGTGGTGGTGCGTGGCCATAAACGAGACTGGCAGCATGGCCAGGCAGCTGGCCACGTCGTTGCTGCTCACAACCATGCCGCTCTCGTAGCCCTTGAGCTGGTAGCGCCGCTCCAGCGTCGGCAGCACAACCATAAACAAGCCTGTCAGCGAGAGGCTGCGCGTGAACGAAGCCAAGCTGAGTGCAGTGAGGGCGCAGAGGGGCGAGCGGTATCTCTGCAGGAAGCCAGGGTAGAGGCCGAAGAGCCCGCAGAGCAAGACGTTTTCTTTCAACTCGTCGCCGTCCGCGCCTTCAGGAGGCGACATCCGCGTCGTAAACGTCGGAGGCTCGGGTGTGTCTGGGTTCCGTCGCATCGGAACAGCGCTCGAATCGGGGACGACGTCGTGCTCGGCATCTCTGGCAACGATCTCCTCTGGCAAAGGAGTTTTTGACGTCGAAGCCGCCTGATTACTTCGGCAAGCGTCCTCGCCCGTTGTCGCAGCGGAGCGATGGCTTTCTTTTGGCGTCGGGCGTTCGCCATCCACTGGAACGGAAGGAGACGGAATTGCCGGCTGCTCCTGCGGGCTCTGCGGACCTAGAAGTTGAAGTTGGCCTGGCAGCGTTTCGTGTTGCTTTAGTTTACTGTGCTTTCTCTTGCCTCGTTCCTTTCGCGTGA
This region includes:
- the LOC140217141 gene encoding solute carrier organic anion transporter family member 4A1-like, which codes for MTSILTKFFESQLGLPSSRIAYLLGLSRLGGSFGAVIGGGLASRWNLDFEGIMRLCLYNSCISWVGVFVFMFSCPQNTYATPDGYVGAR